The Kitasatospora sp. NBC_00374 genome has a segment encoding these proteins:
- a CDS encoding NAD-dependent epimerase/dehydratase family protein, protein MATAARRRPGGGGAVKVLVTGASGFLGGHLVDGALRAGHQVRALVRRTSDLSRLRTVPGLELVHGDLGDAESLRRAVEGVDVVHHSAARVVDFGSRARFTAENVTGTALLMAAARAAGSGRFVFVSSPSALMGPDDGDRLGIDESTPYPDRWLNLYSETKAAAEQLVLAGDEPGFTTVALRPRGIWGPRDHSGFLPKLLERMLAGRLPDLSAGKPVLVSLCHCDNAVAAALLAAEAPAERVGGRAYFVADREQTDLWAFLARVAALFDGTPPTRRLSPAVRDALVAAVELLWRVPALADRREPPLSRYSVALLTRSATYSTAAAERDFGYLPVTDQEAGLRGLRDWVESIGGAREFVRPGR, encoded by the coding sequence GTGGCGACTGCTGCCCGCCGCCGACCGGGCGGCGGTGGCGCGGTGAAGGTCCTGGTGACCGGCGCGTCCGGCTTCCTCGGCGGCCACCTGGTCGACGGCGCGCTGCGGGCCGGGCACCAGGTCCGGGCGCTGGTCCGCCGCACCAGCGACCTCAGCCGGCTGCGGACGGTGCCCGGCCTGGAGCTCGTCCACGGTGATCTCGGCGACGCCGAGTCGCTGCGCCGCGCCGTCGAGGGCGTCGACGTGGTGCACCACAGTGCCGCCCGGGTCGTCGACTTCGGCAGCCGCGCCCGGTTCACCGCGGAGAACGTGACGGGCACGGCGCTGCTCATGGCGGCCGCCCGGGCCGCCGGCAGCGGCAGGTTCGTCTTCGTCAGCAGCCCCAGTGCCCTGATGGGCCCGGACGACGGCGACCGCCTCGGCATCGACGAGTCCACCCCGTACCCGGACCGCTGGCTGAACCTGTACTCCGAGACCAAGGCCGCCGCCGAGCAACTCGTGCTGGCCGGCGACGAACCCGGCTTCACCACCGTCGCGCTGCGCCCCCGGGGCATCTGGGGCCCCCGGGACCACTCCGGCTTCCTGCCGAAGCTGCTGGAGCGGATGCTGGCCGGCCGCCTGCCGGACCTGTCCGCCGGGAAGCCGGTACTGGTCTCGCTCTGCCACTGCGACAACGCGGTCGCGGCCGCGCTGCTCGCCGCCGAGGCGCCGGCCGAACGGGTCGGCGGACGGGCGTACTTCGTCGCCGACCGGGAGCAGACCGACCTCTGGGCGTTCCTCGCCCGGGTGGCCGCACTGTTCGACGGCACGCCGCCGACCCGCCGTCTGTCACCGGCGGTACGGGACGCGCTGGTGGCGGCGGTCGAACTGCTCTGGCGGGTGCCCGCGCTGGCCGACCGCCGCGAGCCACCGCTGAGCCGCTACTCGGTGGCCCTGCTCACCCGCTCCGCGACGTACAGCACGGCGGCGGCCGAACGGGACTTCGGCTACCTGCCCGTGACGGACCAGGAGGCCGGCCTGCGAGGGCTGCGGGACTGGGTCGAATCGATCGGCGGCGCCCGGGAGTTCGTCCGGCCCGGGCGCTGA
- a CDS encoding fatty acid CoA ligase family protein produces the protein MTTASDLLSGDLGLAEHLERNALAFPEKAAIIHPDGTEADGRVRYTELTYGRLHTEITTMSGSLAAIGIGHGTRTVLMAAPGPDLFVLLFALLRLGAVPVVVDPGMGVRRMLHCYRAVGAEAFVGPPVAHAVRVLGRRAFAEVRITVTLGRRWAWGGHTLAALRTGPAGAAPSTAVRGDDLMMIGFTTGSTGPAKGVEYTHRMAAAMARAVRAAHTRDRDEVSLVTLPLYGMLDLLFGSTLVLAPLSPAKVGQADPAPLVDAMLRYRTSTMFASPALLRRLGDHLAEHPTALPDLRCVVSGGAPVPPEVVAGLRRVLDEKAAIHVTYGATEVLPITSIESEEILEETAALAPHGAGTCVGYPVPGTEVRIVPVSDGPLPSWSETLALAAGEVGEIVVSGESVSPRYHAAPAADAAHKIRDAAGGRTWHRTGDLGRLDPQGRLWFCGRKTQRVRTAAGDLHTVRCEGVFNAHPLVRRTALVGVGEAGAQRPVLCVETEPGLPAERWDALVGELRALGAAQPQTAGVDVFLRHPAFPVDIRHNAKIGRERLARWADDRLSGRGRRREWALRAVPLAGWAYLAAGLLHPVDQPVLVALWWIDAFLSVVVHAAQIPQALPRGRAAGRGAAATAALTMLYGATWWRLLPAADRAAVAR, from the coding sequence GTGACCACCGCATCGGACCTGCTCAGCGGGGACCTCGGCCTCGCCGAACACCTCGAACGCAACGCCCTGGCCTTCCCGGAGAAGGCCGCGATCATCCACCCCGACGGCACGGAGGCCGACGGCCGCGTCCGCTACACCGAGCTGACGTACGGCCGGCTGCACACCGAGATCACCACGATGTCCGGCTCGCTCGCCGCGATCGGCATCGGCCACGGCACCCGCACCGTCCTGATGGCGGCGCCCGGCCCCGATCTCTTCGTGCTGCTCTTCGCCCTGCTGCGGCTCGGCGCCGTCCCGGTCGTGGTCGACCCCGGCATGGGCGTGCGGCGGATGCTGCACTGCTACCGGGCGGTCGGCGCCGAGGCGTTCGTCGGCCCGCCGGTCGCCCACGCCGTACGGGTGCTCGGCCGGCGGGCGTTCGCCGAGGTCCGGATCACGGTGACGCTCGGACGGCGCTGGGCCTGGGGCGGGCACACCCTCGCCGCCCTGCGTACCGGCCCGGCCGGCGCCGCGCCCTCGACGGCCGTCCGCGGCGACGACCTGATGATGATCGGGTTCACCACCGGCAGCACCGGGCCCGCCAAGGGCGTCGAGTACACCCACCGGATGGCGGCCGCGATGGCCCGGGCCGTCCGGGCCGCCCACACCCGCGACCGGGACGAGGTCTCGCTCGTCACCCTGCCCCTCTACGGCATGCTCGACCTGCTCTTCGGCTCCACCCTCGTCCTGGCGCCGCTCTCCCCCGCCAAGGTCGGCCAGGCCGACCCGGCGCCGCTGGTGGACGCCATGCTCAGGTACCGCACCTCGACGATGTTCGCCTCCCCCGCCCTGCTGCGCCGCCTCGGCGACCACCTGGCGGAGCACCCCACGGCCCTGCCCGACCTGCGGTGCGTGGTGTCCGGCGGCGCGCCCGTACCGCCCGAGGTGGTCGCCGGCCTGCGCCGGGTGCTCGACGAGAAGGCCGCGATCCACGTCACCTACGGTGCCACCGAGGTGCTGCCGATCACCTCGATCGAGTCCGAGGAGATCCTGGAGGAGACCGCCGCCCTCGCACCGCACGGCGCCGGGACCTGCGTCGGGTACCCGGTGCCCGGCACCGAGGTCCGGATCGTCCCCGTCAGCGACGGCCCGCTGCCCTCCTGGAGCGAGACCCTCGCCCTGGCCGCGGGCGAGGTCGGCGAGATCGTCGTCAGCGGGGAGTCCGTCAGCCCCCGCTACCACGCCGCGCCCGCCGCCGACGCCGCCCACAAGATCCGGGACGCGGCCGGGGGCCGGACCTGGCACCGCACCGGCGACCTCGGCCGGCTCGACCCGCAGGGCCGCCTGTGGTTCTGCGGCCGCAAGACGCAGCGGGTCCGCACCGCCGCGGGTGACCTGCACACCGTCCGCTGCGAGGGCGTCTTCAACGCCCACCCGCTGGTGCGGCGCACCGCCCTGGTCGGCGTCGGCGAGGCCGGCGCGCAGCGGCCCGTGCTCTGCGTGGAGACCGAGCCCGGCCTCCCGGCCGAGCGCTGGGATGCGCTGGTGGGTGAACTGCGCGCGCTGGGCGCGGCGCAGCCGCAGACCGCCGGCGTGGACGTCTTCCTGCGGCACCCGGCGTTCCCGGTCGACATCCGGCACAACGCCAAGATCGGCCGCGAGCGGCTCGCCCGCTGGGCCGACGACCGCCTCAGCGGCCGCGGCCGGCGGCGGGAGTGGGCGCTGCGCGCCGTCCCGCTGGCCGGCTGGGCCTACCTGGCGGCCGGCCTGCTGCACCCCGTGGACCAGCCGGTGCTGGTCGCGCTCTGGTGGATCGACGCCTTCCTGAGCGTGGTGGTGCACGCCGCCCAGATCCCGCAGGCGCTGCCCCGCGGCCGGGCGGCCGGACGCGGAGCGGCGGCCACCGCCGCGCTCACCATGCTGTACGGCGCGACCTGGTGGCGACTGCTGCCCGCCGCCGACCGGGCGGCGGTGGCGCGGTGA